Proteins co-encoded in one Aspergillus flavus chromosome 2, complete sequence genomic window:
- a CDS encoding putative undecaprenyl diphosphate synthase-domain-containing protein, whose translation MYSQLIRDEAINIIRRGPVPQHIAFIMDGNRRYAKGHGIPTAKGHYLGAEAMSNVVEACFLSGVKGVTVYAFSLENFKRPKEEIVQLMNLFKFQIYELCKPGGLAERFQVSIRVLGQLDLLDEDLKALLRQIMVDTRNRTGGFINCCVAYTSRDEIVTAMSRAVRSSQLKHSSADITDEVLTRYMYTADDPAVDVLVRTSGVSRLSDFLLWQCHEDTDIQIVDAMWPEFGIYHLFLVIVRWQRKQMNIGQANIQTAVGGVLIFLVSLVAFMVMCTCISRGTSPWTFKLPLSWTLSLA comes from the exons ATGTACTCTCAACTAATAAGAGATGAAGCCATCAATATCATTCGAAGGGGACCTGTCCCCCAGCATATCGCATTTATTATGGACGGGAACCGACGGTATGCAAAGGGACACGGGATACCAACGGCAAAAGGGCATTATCTAGGTGCAGAAGCGATGTCAAAC GTTGTTGAAGCATGTTTTCTAAGTGGCGTTAAAGGTGTCACTGTGTACGCTTTCAGCCTTGAAAACTTCAAGCGGCCCAAAGAAGAGATAGTTCAACTTATGAATCTATTCAAGTTCCAGATCTATGAACTATGCAAGCCAGGAGGTCTAGCAGAGCGCTTCCAAGTTTCTATCAGAGTGTTAGGTCAGTTGGACCTTTTGGACGAGGATTTGAAGGCACTATTGCGTCAAATTATGGTGGACACCCGGAATCGGACTGGGGGATTTATAAACTGCTGTGTTGCCTATACCTCCCGTGATGAGATAGTGACTGCCATGAGTAGAGCTGTGCGCTCCTCTCAACTTAAGCATTCGTCCGCGGATATCACGGATGAGGTTCTGACAAGATATATGTATACGGCTGACGATCCCGCAGTGGACGTATTGGTCCGGACGTCTGGTGTCAGTAGGTTGAGCGACTTTCTGCTCTGGCAGTGTCACGAAGACACTGATATTCAGATTGTGGACGCCATGTGGCCGGAGTTTGGCATCTatcatctcttccttgtcATAGTACGATGGCAGAGAAAACAGATGAACATTGGCCAAGCCAATATTCAGACGGCGGTTGGTGGAGTGCTGATCTTTTTGGTTTCACTTGTTGCATTCATGGTTATGTGCACATGCATATCTCGAGGTACATCACCATGGACCTTCAAATTGCCTCTATCCTGGACCTTGTCACTAGCGTGA